The Pomacea canaliculata isolate SZHN2017 linkage group LG14, ASM307304v1, whole genome shotgun sequence genomic sequence TGCCAATCTATCATCATGCTCACAAAGACAGTGGAAAATGGGAAGGTACGGATTCATTAATGATtaacgaaaataaaattaacttcaaagcttctgacaaacaaacaaaacagaccaTTATTATACCTTCCAAGAACTTGTAACGagcttttgaattttttttaaacgccCACCTTATTTTAAATTCTAACTTTTGAGATAGGTAGAAGCCATCGGTAAATACAAGAATTTCCATATGGCTATTTCATCATATCATCCAATCAACGAGTCTGCCTTCCTGTAACAAGGGTGGAATTAAGGTCTTGTCCCATTTCCCTTGTATTTCGAGGACAGTCTGAGATATTCACTTAAACTTGAGACTTTTTCTATTCTCTCGCAGTTCAAATGTGCTCAGTACTGGCCAAGTGAGGACGCTCTGTCAGCAGGACGGTTGACCATCAGGGTCAAGCGAGTCACCAGCATGGCCGACTTCTGCATCAGGGACCTTATTTTTGAGCAAGTAAGAACAAATTTAGAGTTAAAGAAGGTAACAGGAAGAGTGAATTACCGAGtaatcaaaaaaaaagtaaacacaagaagaaatagaagagagaaaggtgaaaAGTAGGAGCATAAACAGGTGCAGCAGTCAAAGTCTCGTCGGTAAAATATTTGCTTCCAGGGATCTCAATGTCGAAAGGTGAAAATGTTCCACTTCACAACCTGGCCTGACAACTCCACCCCTACATCTCCCTGGTCTCTGCTTGACTTCCGGCACAAGGTCCGCCAGGAggctcacacagacacaccgaccATCGTGCACTGCAGGTGAGTAACGAGGTACCTGCACGTGCTGCCTTTGCGAGTTGTTTGACCTCACGAACTGGGTTTAACCGAATGACCTTTAACCCATATAAGGTATGCTCAggtgaaaacagaaacaaattagCAAGACTATGTTACATTAACTCGTGGCATTGAGCGTTTAATTATGATGTTTGGTCACGTGGGAAATTAGTTATGAGGGTATCTGTGTATGCTGTATGGTGTATATTATACTATCGGGTATGTAATGTGATCTAGTGCTGGTATTGGTCGCACTGGGACGTACCTAGCTCTAGACATCCTCCTGTCACAATCCTTGCATGATGACACCGTAGACGTCTTCAAATGTGTGTGGAATCTGAGACAGCAGCGAACAAGTATGGTTCAGACACAGGTGAGCAGTATCATTTGTTTATggtgaaaatacttcttttttatGAGCCGGAAAATACTCTAGATGTTTTGGTATTTAAGAATTACATTCAGGAAAACACAATAAACCTGCGAATACCTGGACACTAAATCCAGCATAAACAAGGCCATTCTGGACAAAAGAACacaatgaagaataaatacaaTGTTAATCCGAAGCAGCTTTCAagtataaaaagtgaaaaagttcACCATCAGGAAAACGATCAAGGGCCAACGTCGGATCATAAAGGGAGGGAATACACGGTCTGCCAGCTGCTGAGTCTATGTAGGTTCTCTCCCCTAACGGCTTGTACCCCTCAAGAAATGAATAACAGATTCAAGTGTTGTTTTATGTCTAAGCTTGATGTCTGGCTGCTAGACACGTCACGTGATCGCCATCTGTGTCTTGCAGGCGCAATACAATTTCATTTACGAGGTGCTAGCCGCTGCTGCCATGACGTCAGTTCCTGTTCCGGCAGAAAAGTTCAACCTGTCCGCGGTGCTCAGAGAGGAAAATGGAACCGTAGCCGTTCGTCAGGAATTCCAGGTGAATAGGCAATCACAACCTACAAAGCCACCCtcatttgtgtgtatgcattaaGTAATTTGTTACAATCCAAATGCAAGtcgtttgtttcttcttcttcattttgcttttttttaatccattatTATTCTCAACACTCTCCTGATTTTTTCCGTCAGACGTAAGTTTTTATACTTCCAACTTCGATATAAATCTTAACACTTCCTTCAAGTATAGTTACTAAAAAAAGCATGTTAGTACTACTCACTGCTGATGCTCACAAATCCATTTGAACGGGAtttgtttaatataaataaGTCAATATTCTTACCTTTCTAGCATGTtattatgttttgatttttacattgttataattttaataatcttaaataatatttatacagaaataaataatatcaatGATGTTTATAAAGCAATGCTAGTTTAAATATCACACGCTTGACAGTAAATTCATAATTTCACCGATGATGAATCCCTTCTTGttgaaatttgtcttttttcagaACATGAACACGTGCCTAGAGATGCTGGGGCTGACGGTCCACGGGGAAAGTGAGGTTAGCACTGCCACAGAGCACGTGACAGACACGAGTAAGTAGCGAAAAGTCAcgcaaacaaaaatgaagacatcCTGCTTATGATGTATGATGTGAAACATTCTGACAAGTTTATTTAAAGTTGTACCTGTCTACTTGTGCACTCTTCCGCTCTTGTCAAGATGCTACGTGTTCACGTGTAGCTTTGTGTATCAAGATGCTAATGTGTATTTCAAGAAAGGGTCTATAGTTAAGTTGTGGCCCTATGATCCATTTGGGGCAAACAGGACTAAGAAGTTCAGACCAACTCGCTTTACCTCTGTTCAATACATTACCTCTACCATGACGGGTGTAGCCAACGGGGTGGACCGCCTGCAAAATACCGGCCAGTGGACTATTTTGTAATGTCTAACCACCTACACACGTTTGGTCTAATACTGATCCTAATTCTGACTACCACACCAGAACTGTTAACTGTATTTATTTCCAATTAATGTCATCTACTTGTTAACTCTAGGTTTGTGAAAAATAGGCCCTAACATTAACCCTGTCTATATTTTACATACGATCATCTGACAGTAACTTGATATGTTTTAGGCAAGAGGTATCATGTTGCTGTGTACAGCGTGGACGGAGAGTACTCCACTATCTGTACCGATGCCTTGTGTCTGTCAGTAGGTACCCTTGGTGAATACtaaaatatcataaatattgtcaccTCTGGAGAAAGTCGTGAAAATGAATCTCAATTTTAATTAGTAGTTTTCATcttcaagaagaagaataagtaaggtggtggtggtgatgatgattgattgattgattgattgattgattgattgattgattgatcgattaTTTTCTATTCAGAGCTACAGGCGAGAAAATGCTTTCATCCAGGCGCGAACCCCGACTGAAGACAGCGCCGTGGACTTTCTGTCTATAGTGTGTCAACACCACGTCAAGCTGGTCGTCTGCTTGGACACTTTCTGGGAACAGATACATGTTAGTGTAACTTGCTACATACTTTGCTATGTAACTTGCTATGTTATTACCTTTCTACGTAATTTGCTATTATCTCTACCTGCTAAACATTTTTcgcaaaacatgcaaaaaacaaTTAGCATTGAAAGAAGTGGtgaaaggtaaaggtcatccagCAACCTTTTATTAGGTTTCTGGTGACCCCAGGGCTCTGACCACTCAATTACCTGCAGGGTTTCTTACTTGTGTCGTGCACTTGTCTTTAAGAATATGTacacttttccttctcttttcagCTACACTCTTAGATTGTCTCTCGTAGCCTACCAAAGTCTTACCAACCTCATCAGAATATAATGAGATTTTCTTTTATCAACCTACCATCCTGGAGTTGTCTTTATTTCTCACAGTACCCTGCCTGAGCTTAAACTGAGCTAAAATAGTTTACTTCACTTTAATTTATTTCCGACTTTTCCTTTGACTGAGTTCTACGCTGTTAACTTCTTTGCGACAAGCgtctaaaatttatttttattttattttattttattttattgtatcgGCATTTACTAACTTGAATTTCCTTGATGCCACACCTCATACATGTAATCAGCATAATACCTTTTATTTCACGAGTACTTAGGGAGCGGTCTACACACCTGAAGCGGAAGGAATGTccttaacctttgacccctATCGAGTACAGCTTCTCCGTGTCCGCGCCGACGATTGGATGACTACCCGAATCCTGCGCATTTATCTACCAATGAAACTGGACAACAGCGAAGTATGTCAGACACGCACACGAGTATCTAAATGTTCTCTCTTCGATGAAAGGTTCATCGCAGTGAGGACAACGAAGAgagaacattaattttttttcccacgaTTTCTGAAGCTAAACTATTTTTGAtgtaacattttcatttcagacCTACATTTTACATGATAAAGACCTTATTTTGTTTCTAGCAACAGACAGAATGCAGTGACCCAGAAAAGGAAACATATCGTGACGTCATTCAGTTGTCGTGCTTTGATTGGCCGGAATCGTTCCTAGCACCAGAGGCTGCGTCCATGCTCTTGCCCATGGTTAAGGCTGTCCGGTCTCATCCACAGAGTCCAGCATTGGTACACTGCAGGTAGGCTATCAATTAATAAGTTAATTGCCAGGTGCTGACGTATTGTGCTCTGacatgttaattttttaattaatttaatttttacacTTGTCACGCGCAGCATTATGGCCGCGGTaggtcgcactctctgcacTGATCAGTGATGATGgaaggaagacaatggaaggttaGACACATTGAACAGATGAGTGTGCTGTTTGCTCATGTACCAGCTTCTTGTCAACCATGTTGTCCATAATGCAGTAAACTCTTTCATTTGTGCATTTCGTGCTGAAGAGACGGACACAGCAGAAGCGGTATTTTCTGCATTCTGTCTGCGATCCTGGAGCGACTCCAGATGGACAACGAGGTTGGCGTCAGCTACGTCACAGCGCGCATGCGTGTACCATGCCCTCAGAACATCATCAACGTGGTGAGATTATATCTATATCACTTACACCACATCaggtgtttatatatttttgaaaaggaCAACCTGAGTAAACAAACTGTTTGCTGTACTTGAAGTCACACGTCTTTGACGGAAAGAATTTGTTTCcctccttttcctttttatttcctgttctTGTTGTTGCTAGTGTTTTGAAGCGGTCGTAAAGTGAGTGTGTCTATGTGAATAatagatattatttataaagatattaatgtgtgtgaaaatgtatggatatatatttttttaatatccttaTACCCCTTAGAGGGTGACAGAATACAGAATCTTGAATATTCTTATAGGAATTGTGCTTGGACCTTGCAGGAGCAGTACGAGTTCCTGTACAGATGTGTGGAGCACCACATCAGCTTCCAAGACCAGGATGACACAATGTAttcacagccaacagccagGGAGAAGTCCTGGGCcatcaagtcacgtgactctgtGTACGTCAACTCTCATGTCTCCGAGGGATTCCTGTGTTCAGAGGATGACACCCATATTTATGGAAATGTCTCAATTTGGCCTCAATGAGGGTTTTCCTGACTTTAGATGATCGTCAGCTTCGCTCCTTTACATGGAGACTCGTGTTTCTCTTCGATGAAGGTTTTCTCGTCTCTGGAAAAATGAAGTACTCCTTGTGGGATGTCCCGATATGTATAGACAGGTATCAGTTTTTCCTTTACAAAGATTCTCGTGTCTATGAAAAACGTCAGTTTATTCTAAAGTTTCCATAATGAGAAATACGCGGATACGCATTCTTCCACATAAACAGCACATTTGTTGATCTTTTTTTACATCGTTACAACATTTTATGTTAATGAGTATTCTTGTGCCGATTTTCTTACTGAAATTTTAGTCCAATTTTGTTCAATTCTTCTATAGTTTTTGGTTAAGAAATTTATTCCTATAACTCAATTTCAGAAGTAGAAGGATGCTTTCACTCAATCTTTTGAAAATTAAACTTGCTCAAGGCGATGTTATACGATTATCTATAAAGGTTACATAAATTACAGTTATTAGAATCCAGGACAAACAAGTCAATCTTGGACGGttgattattttttccttctgtcctcGGGTTTTGCGAGCAGGTTAATCTTacaaattagttttgtttacgTCGAGTGTTGTTAATTAGCAGGTTAATCAAAAGCATTGACACTTTATTGTTTCCGCACTGCCTTGCTGCCCATGTGTTTACATAAACAAGATACAAGACGTCTGCTCCTGACTGCAAGATACAAGTAAATAGTGATactaagtttttttatttgtcaagtGTACAGAAAGATGTTGTACATAACAACCACTCAATGTCTTACTCTGAAATGTATGTACTGTGACGTTTTCACGAATgtggtgtaaaaaaaaatccttcgaGTAAACTGCTCCCATCTGTCATTCCTTCAAGTCTATGCAATGTGATATTTATCTGTGTACAATGTATTCTGTCTTATTCAAATGTGTGATGGTAATGTGTCGTGTCCAAAGTGTGTCTCGTGATTGAAACACAGTCTGACCATCATCACCCACGCAGTACGATGTGCACTCAACGAATAACGCTCATCAGGAAAGTGCTGGGGTAGGTTTACCGGGTGGATTACAATGTCTGCCAAGAAACCATGGAACACAAAGGTCGATACCCCATGACTGGCGCTTGACACGCTCTTGTCCGGCAAATTTGAAACAACATCGATAAACATGAACAACTGGTCTCGGTGAAAAAGTTGTTGAAAACACCTCTTGCCTGTTCATAGAATATTTTTCAATGAAGTTTCTTCGAGATTATGTGCATGAAATGGATTTTAGAAACTGATTATCACTGTCAGTCattctttcacacttttctttgtgtgttgtgACGGGTATGAATGTGTGATGGTATTGTTGACTGTTGATGTCCCGTGTGGTTATAACTCTGGCTACTGCCCTCTAcgataa encodes the following:
- the LOC112555365 gene encoding receptor-type tyrosine-protein phosphatase epsilon-like isoform X2; this translates as MATRLAVLLGLMVVLTAGKNASVTNAMLTIQNKTVLNGSASLAADNDSKTCFTPYSDENGTWCVWLQDSLQPPHFCLTLGGASVATIGACALTQDNHDVKNGTSQWEVSLGESVNIRRVEVTSTNFQKENIVNYQLRVLTNTSVENCVGNFTAPTTNIVMETSQQTSHLCLVIYDNAQPSDLYQVRVFGNCLEGYSGRVRQCPCRCNDTREMCQNRTDVCPQLNCQKCCPESDSNCSDRVYDVTTGLSNIITTKLHKAKNHAKDKFIGPLLAACILVLTICCLVTVVWKRSRGNVREAFQRMRSLPSRIRSTKLLSSMMEVHLDDRESALCAPSLPGYAPETSKTEALDGATGGRRTVPAPHSNSTPSIDALDTLSVTNNEHNECVISQDLLPSTAVHLQDLPTRVSQWRRQPQALKEERAKLPTGQLAEWKIALLARNVQKSRYRDLYPYDHSRVLLNVLPGDPHSDFYNANYIHGYNKKKEFIAAQGPTEKTLHDFLRMVWDTKCQSIIMLTKTVENGKFKCAQYWPSEDALSAGRLTIRVKRVTSMADFCIRDLIFEQGSQCRKVKMFHFTTWPDNSTPTSPWSLLDFRHKVRQEAHTDTPTIVHCSAGIGRTGTYLALDILLSQSLHDDTVDVFKCVWNLRQQRTSMVQTQAQYNFIYEVLAAAAMTSVPVPAEKFNLSAVLREENGTVAVRQEFQNMNTCLEMLGLTVHGESEVSTATEHVTDTSKRYHVAVYSVDGEYSTICTDALCLSSYRRENAFIQARTPTEDSAVDFLSIVCQHHVKLVVCLDTFWEQIHGAVYTPEAEGMSLTFDPYRVQLLRVRADDWMTTRILRIYLPMKLDNSEQQTECSDPEKETYRDVIQLSCFDWPESFLAPEAASMLLPMVKAVRSHPQSPALVHCRDGHSRSGIFCILSAILERLQMDNEVGVSYVTARMRVPCPQNIINVEQYEFLYRCVEHHISFQDQDDTMYSQPTAREKSWAIKSRDSVYVNSHVSEGFLCSEDDTHIYGNVSIWPQ
- the LOC112555365 gene encoding receptor-type tyrosine-protein phosphatase epsilon-like isoform X1, whose amino-acid sequence is MATRLAVLLGLMVVLTAGKNASVTNAMLTIQNKTVLNGSASLAADNDSKTCFTPYSDENGTWCVWLQDSLQPPHFCLTLGGASVATIGACALTQDNHDVKNGTSQWEVSLGESVNIRRVEVTSTNFQKENIVNYQLRVLTNTSVENCVGNFTAPTTNIVMETSQQTSHLCLVIYDNAQPSDLYQVRVFGIVSDCLEGYSGRVRQCPCRCNDTREMCQNRTDVCPQLNCQKCCPESDSNCSDRVYDVTTGLSNIITTKLHKAKNHAKDKFIGPLLAACILVLTICCLVTVVWKRSRGNVREAFQRMRSLPSRIRSTKLLSSMMEVHLDDRESALCAPSLPGYAPETSKTEALDGATGGRRTVPAPHSNSTPSIDALDTLSVTNNEHNECVISQDLLPSTAVHLQDLPTRVSQWRRQPQALKEERAKLPTGQLAEWKIALLARNVQKSRYRDLYPYDHSRVLLNVLPGDPHSDFYNANYIHGYNKKKEFIAAQGPTEKTLHDFLRMVWDTKCQSIIMLTKTVENGKFKCAQYWPSEDALSAGRLTIRVKRVTSMADFCIRDLIFEQGSQCRKVKMFHFTTWPDNSTPTSPWSLLDFRHKVRQEAHTDTPTIVHCSAGIGRTGTYLALDILLSQSLHDDTVDVFKCVWNLRQQRTSMVQTQAQYNFIYEVLAAAAMTSVPVPAEKFNLSAVLREENGTVAVRQEFQNMNTCLEMLGLTVHGESEVSTATEHVTDTSKRYHVAVYSVDGEYSTICTDALCLSSYRRENAFIQARTPTEDSAVDFLSIVCQHHVKLVVCLDTFWEQIHGAVYTPEAEGMSLTFDPYRVQLLRVRADDWMTTRILRIYLPMKLDNSEQQTECSDPEKETYRDVIQLSCFDWPESFLAPEAASMLLPMVKAVRSHPQSPALVHCRDGHSRSGIFCILSAILERLQMDNEVGVSYVTARMRVPCPQNIINVEQYEFLYRCVEHHISFQDQDDTMYSQPTAREKSWAIKSRDSVYVNSHVSEGFLCSEDDTHIYGNVSIWPQ
- the LOC112555365 gene encoding receptor-type tyrosine-protein phosphatase epsilon-like isoform X3, whose protein sequence is MATRLAVLLGLMVVLTAGKNASVTNAMLTIQNKTVLNGSASLAADNDSKTCFTPYSDENGTWCVWLQDSLQPPHFCLTLGGASVATIGACALTQDNHDVKNGTSQWEVSLGESVNIRRVEVTSTNFQKENIVNYQLRVLTNTSVENCVGNFTAPTTNIVMETSQQTSHLCLVIYDNAQPSDLYQVRVFGRYSGRVRQCPCRCNDTREMCQNRTDVCPQLNCQKCCPESDSNCSDRVYDVTTGLSNIITTKLHKAKNHAKDKFIGPLLAACILVLTICCLVTVVWKRSRGNVREAFQRMRSLPSRIRSTKLLSSMMEVHLDDRESALCAPSLPGYAPETSKTEALDGATGGRRTVPAPHSNSTPSIDALDTLSVTNNEHNECVISQDLLPSTAVHLQDLPTRVSQWRRQPQALKEERAKLPTGQLAEWKIALLARNVQKSRYRDLYPYDHSRVLLNVLPGDPHSDFYNANYIHGYNKKKEFIAAQGPTEKTLHDFLRMVWDTKCQSIIMLTKTVENGKFKCAQYWPSEDALSAGRLTIRVKRVTSMADFCIRDLIFEQGSQCRKVKMFHFTTWPDNSTPTSPWSLLDFRHKVRQEAHTDTPTIVHCSAGIGRTGTYLALDILLSQSLHDDTVDVFKCVWNLRQQRTSMVQTQAQYNFIYEVLAAAAMTSVPVPAEKFNLSAVLREENGTVAVRQEFQNMNTCLEMLGLTVHGESEVSTATEHVTDTSKRYHVAVYSVDGEYSTICTDALCLSSYRRENAFIQARTPTEDSAVDFLSIVCQHHVKLVVCLDTFWEQIHGAVYTPEAEGMSLTFDPYRVQLLRVRADDWMTTRILRIYLPMKLDNSEQQTECSDPEKETYRDVIQLSCFDWPESFLAPEAASMLLPMVKAVRSHPQSPALVHCRDGHSRSGIFCILSAILERLQMDNEVGVSYVTARMRVPCPQNIINVEQYEFLYRCVEHHISFQDQDDTMYSQPTAREKSWAIKSRDSVYVNSHVSEGFLCSEDDTHIYGNVSIWPQ